One segment of Myxocyprinus asiaticus isolate MX2 ecotype Aquarium Trade chromosome 41, UBuf_Myxa_2, whole genome shotgun sequence DNA contains the following:
- the lrrc30a gene encoding leucine-rich repeat-containing protein 30a — MGGKQSKNIPDKEVNQSGRKSAAQDENLPTVDQIRKHTIRHFGYNVLSLARRGMVELPEELWELTELQKLNLSLNVLRFMPSSLGSLQNLVVLNLWGNQLTSLPPEIGQLRNLKVLFAYRNHLSEVPEELGYCTKLEVLSLANNQLTGLPVSLSALTGLRKLNLSHNQITYIPGCVYTMKNLVFLQLACNRLENIADQIQALANLKILIVEGNCIHSLPKMLCCLTKLELLNVDFNDIQNVPEEMHQLRCLEKLACHPLDKGLHIMHNPLLKPIKDVLDGGLQALYSYLKAT; from the coding sequence ATGGGAGGAAAGCAATCAAAGAATATACCAGACAAGGAGGTGAATCAATCTGGAAGAAAGAGCGCTGCTCAAGATGAAAACCTTCCGACAGTCGACCAGATCCGTAAGCACACGATCAGACACTTCGGCTACAACGTGCTCAGTTTGGCTCGCCGTGGAATGGTTGAACTTCCAGAGGAATTATGGGAGCTGACAGAACTGCAAAAACTCAACTTATCGCTTAACGTCCTCCGATTCATGCCGTCCTCTTTGGGTTCACTGCAGAATCTGGTGGTGCTCAATCTGTGGGGGAATCAGCTGACCAGCTTGCCTCCTGAAATCGGCCAACTCAGGAACTTGAAGGTTCTCTTTGCATACCGCAACCATTTAAGTGAAGTTCCTGAAGAACTGGGCTACTGCACGAAACTGGAGGTGTTGAGTCTGGCCAATAACCAGCTCACTGGACTCCCAGTGTCCTTGTCGGCCCTCACCGGACTGAGAAAGCTTAACCTGAGTCACAATCAAATTACTTATATCCCTGGGTGTGTGTACACCATGAAAAACCTCGTGTTTTTGCAGCTGGCCTGCAATAGACTTGAAAACATCGCCGATCAGATCCAGGCATTGGCCAACCTGAAGATCCTCATCGTAGAGGGCAACTGCATTCACTCACTTCCCAAGATGCTTTGCTGTCTCACCAAGCTGGAGCTTCTGAATGTGGACTTTAATGATATTCAAAATGTGCCAGAGGAGATGCATCAGTTGAGATGTCTGGAGAAGTTGGCATGCCACCCGCTGGATAAAGGTCTCCATATTATGCACAATCCCCTTCTGAAGCCCATCAAAGACGTTCTGGATGGAGGTCTCCAAGCGCTCTACAGCTATTTGAAGGCTACGTGA